A window of the Mesorhizobium opportunistum WSM2075 genome harbors these coding sequences:
- a CDS encoding methanol/ethanol family PQQ-dependent dehydrogenase: MPQLGPTRVDAGRHTRTLATRNSLGTGIFVVTLLTWLPLQGAVSEPSKTEAIAPPAAASPPDDGQWAMPAKNYASTRFSELSEINEGNVKNLQVAFTFSTGVNKGQEAAPLVVGNTMYIVTPFPNFVYALDLSKPGAPMKWKYEPNPEPAAQGVACCDVVNRGAAFADGRIFFNTLDGHTIALDANTGKPIWNTHIGNINIGETITMAPLVVKGKVLVGNSGGEMGVRGWVKALDVGDGHVVWTAYGTGPDKDVLIGPDFKPHYDADKGKDLGVTTWPPEAWKIGGGNMWGWISYDPDLNLIFHGTGNPGPWNPDLRPGDNKWTSGIFARDPDTGAAKWFYQWSPHDLHDYDGINEQILLDMTWQGKPRKVLVRPERNGYLYILDRTTGEVLSAKPFGPVNSSKGVDLKTGRLIENPDKKTGTGKVVRDICPTASGLKDWQPSAFSPKTGLLYIPHNNLCMDEEGVEVNYIAGTPYVGMNVRMIPGPGGNRGAFTAWDIAAEKPAWSLKENFPVWSGAVVTAGDVVFYGTMEGWFKAVSARTGELLWQFKTSSGIIGQPITYRGPDGHQYVAILSGVGGWAGAIVSGDLDPRDATAALGFVNAMKDLKNATTAGGTLYVFRLP; this comes from the coding sequence ATGCCGCAGCTGGGACCAACGCGCGTTGACGCAGGACGACACACCCGCACGTTGGCCACCCGGAATTCCCTCGGCACGGGCATCTTTGTAGTAACGTTGCTCACCTGGCTCCCGCTCCAGGGCGCTGTCTCGGAGCCCTCTAAGACAGAAGCGATTGCACCGCCCGCCGCAGCCTCGCCACCCGATGACGGTCAATGGGCGATGCCGGCCAAGAACTATGCGTCGACGCGCTTCAGCGAACTCTCCGAGATCAACGAAGGCAACGTGAAGAACCTGCAGGTTGCGTTCACGTTCTCGACCGGCGTGAACAAGGGGCAGGAAGCAGCGCCCCTGGTCGTCGGCAACACCATGTACATCGTCACGCCATTCCCCAACTTCGTCTATGCGCTCGATCTCTCCAAGCCCGGCGCGCCGATGAAGTGGAAGTACGAGCCCAATCCCGAGCCGGCGGCACAGGGGGTGGCCTGCTGCGACGTCGTCAATCGAGGGGCGGCCTTCGCCGACGGGCGCATTTTCTTCAATACGCTGGACGGCCACACCATTGCCCTCGATGCGAACACCGGAAAGCCGATCTGGAACACGCATATCGGCAACATCAACATCGGCGAGACCATCACCATGGCGCCGCTTGTGGTGAAGGGCAAAGTGCTGGTCGGCAATTCCGGCGGCGAGATGGGCGTGCGCGGCTGGGTCAAGGCGCTCGATGTGGGAGACGGGCATGTCGTCTGGACGGCATACGGCACCGGCCCCGACAAGGACGTGCTGATAGGGCCGGACTTCAAGCCGCATTACGACGCGGACAAAGGCAAGGACCTTGGCGTAACCACTTGGCCGCCGGAAGCCTGGAAGATCGGCGGCGGCAACATGTGGGGCTGGATTTCCTATGATCCCGATCTGAACCTGATCTTCCACGGCACTGGCAATCCAGGACCATGGAATCCGGATTTGCGGCCGGGCGACAACAAATGGACGTCCGGCATTTTTGCGCGCGATCCCGACACCGGGGCGGCGAAATGGTTTTATCAGTGGAGCCCGCATGACCTCCACGACTATGACGGCATCAACGAACAGATCCTGCTCGACATGACCTGGCAGGGCAAGCCGCGCAAGGTGCTGGTCCGGCCGGAGCGCAACGGCTATCTCTACATCCTCGACCGGACCACCGGCGAGGTCCTGTCGGCAAAGCCGTTCGGCCCCGTCAACTCCAGCAAAGGTGTCGATCTCAAGACGGGCCGGCTGATCGAAAACCCGGACAAGAAGACCGGCACCGGCAAGGTCGTTCGCGATATCTGTCCGACGGCATCGGGTCTCAAGGACTGGCAGCCGTCCGCGTTCTCGCCGAAGACCGGCCTGCTCTACATCCCGCACAACAATCTGTGCATGGATGAAGAAGGCGTCGAGGTGAATTACATCGCCGGCACGCCCTATGTGGGAATGAACGTCCGCATGATCCCCGGCCCCGGCGGCAATCGCGGCGCCTTCACCGCCTGGGACATAGCCGCGGAGAAACCCGCCTGGAGCTTGAAGGAGAATTTCCCGGTGTGGAGCGGCGCGGTGGTGACCGCGGGCGATGTGGTCTTCTACGGCACGATGGAGGGCTGGTTCAAGGCGGTCAGCGCTAGGACCGGAGAGCTGCTTTGGCAGTTCAAAACATCGTCGGGCATCATCGGCCAGCCGATCACGTATCGCGGACCCGACGGGCATCAATATGTCGCCATCCTCTCCGGCGTCGGCGGCTGGGCCGGCGCCATCGTCTCCGGCGACCTCGACCCACGTGACGCCACTGCCGCGCTTGGCTTCGTCAACGCCATGAAGGATCTGAAGAACGCGACCACGGCGGGAGGCACGCTCTATGTGTTCCGGCTCCCTTGA
- a CDS encoding cytochrome c oxidase assembly protein, whose amino-acid sequence MNLDALFSTSICYGAGAPEAGWTLALPITLPLAILGLVYVVGASRLWRRSGRGRTLRLRQALLFTAGWGVLTAALVSPIHALGEQVFAAHMIEHELLMAVAAPLLVAACPAAALMWGLPSRFRRVLGIAGHAEWLKAVWAFATRPLSATIIHGIAIWIWHIPALFVAALERGVLHYAQHASFLGTGLLFWWAISPRSGRQHNYGGAVMHLFVTSLHTGLLGVLLLLSPRLWYPENAVGAALWNLSPLEDQQLAGLVMWVPAGLIYGGAALLLAGLWIRASGRREAAHALGPV is encoded by the coding sequence ATGAACCTCGACGCGCTGTTCTCAACCTCGATCTGCTATGGTGCCGGCGCCCCGGAAGCCGGATGGACGCTCGCGCTGCCCATTACGCTGCCGCTTGCCATACTCGGTCTCGTCTATGTCGTGGGTGCGAGCCGGCTCTGGCGGCGCAGCGGCCGCGGTAGGACATTGCGGTTGCGCCAGGCGCTGCTGTTCACGGCCGGATGGGGCGTGTTGACGGCCGCGTTGGTCAGCCCCATTCATGCGCTCGGCGAGCAGGTGTTTGCCGCGCATATGATTGAGCATGAGCTGCTGATGGCCGTGGCGGCGCCGCTGTTGGTCGCTGCCTGCCCGGCCGCGGCCCTGATGTGGGGCCTCCCTAGCCGGTTCCGCCGCGTTCTGGGAATTGCCGGGCACGCCGAATGGCTGAAGGCGGTCTGGGCTTTCGCAACCCGGCCGCTCAGCGCGACCATCATTCACGGCATCGCCATATGGATCTGGCATATTCCGGCGCTGTTCGTGGCCGCGCTGGAGCGCGGCGTGCTGCACTATGCCCAGCATGCGAGCTTCCTTGGAACCGGCCTGCTGTTCTGGTGGGCGATCTCGCCGCGCTCCGGTCGTCAGCACAACTATGGCGGCGCGGTGATGCATCTCTTCGTCACCTCGCTGCACACTGGCCTGCTCGGCGTTCTCCTGTTGCTTTCGCCACGGCTCTGGTACCCGGAGAACGCCGTGGGGGCGGCGCTGTGGAATTTGAGCCCCCTCGAGGACCAGCAGCTTGCCGGGCTGGTGATGTGGGTGCCGGCCGGATTGATCTATGGCGGGGCGGCATTGCTGCTGGCCGGGCTGTGGATCAGGGCGAGCGGAAGGAGGGAGGCGGCGCATGCGCTCGGGCCTGTCTAA
- a CDS encoding cytochrome c oxidase subunit 3, which translates to MSQRPELDLSGLPTFGHGPRSPTWWGTLGFMALEGTGFALAAGAYLYLTTVWPNWRLSAPQPNHWPGTIVTLLLIVSLVPNHILNRYAKQCAIGPVRIGMVVMSLLGLAPLVVRWFEFPALNIYWDTNAYGSMLWVLLGLHTTHLITDIGDTIVLTVLMFTRHGYSGRRFGDVGDNVFYWDFVVLTWIPIYLLIYWMPRLG; encoded by the coding sequence ATGAGCCAGCGTCCTGAGCTAGATCTTTCCGGCCTCCCGACTTTTGGACATGGCCCGCGCAGCCCGACTTGGTGGGGTACGCTTGGTTTCATGGCGCTGGAGGGCACGGGCTTTGCGCTGGCCGCAGGCGCCTACCTCTATCTGACGACGGTGTGGCCCAACTGGCGTCTAAGCGCTCCGCAGCCTAACCATTGGCCGGGGACGATCGTGACCCTGCTTCTCATCGTCAGCCTAGTGCCGAACCACATCCTCAACCGGTACGCCAAGCAATGCGCGATCGGGCCGGTGCGGATCGGCATGGTGGTGATGTCGCTGCTCGGCTTGGCTCCGCTTGTCGTGCGCTGGTTCGAGTTTCCGGCGCTGAACATCTATTGGGACACCAATGCTTATGGATCCATGCTCTGGGTGCTGCTCGGGCTGCACACCACGCATCTCATAACCGATATCGGCGACACGATCGTTTTGACGGTGCTGATGTTCACACGCCACGGCTATAGCGGCCGGCGCTTCGGCGATGTCGGCGACAATGTCTTCTATTGGGATTTCGTGGTCCTGACCTGGATCCCGATCTATCTGCTCATCTACTGGATGCCGAGGCTGGGCTGA
- the coxB gene encoding cytochrome c oxidase subunit II: protein MNRLISMAFATAGTLLLQGCAGWQSALDPKGPAASELAWLIWFFTGLCAVVWVLVMIALAAPLMMRSRAQAEPLAIDAGADSRKLRVVLTAVGLTAMILIGLTLLSFFANRTLAAIGSDAALTIRVTGHQWWWEVRYEDATPSRILTTANEIHIPAGEPVRLLLTSTDVIHSFWIPSLSGKLDLIPGHVNVLDIKADKPGVYRGQCAEFCGAQHANMGTFIIAEPRAKFDAWWNDQLQPAAAPTGDEAKAGEDLFLRRPCVMCHRIGGTAAGGTVAPDLTHIASRQTLAAGTLTMSRGNLAAWIADPQGIKPGSHMPVVDLSGDELNAIVAYLEGLK, encoded by the coding sequence GTGAACCGCCTCATCTCGATGGCGTTCGCCACCGCCGGCACTCTGTTGCTCCAGGGATGCGCGGGCTGGCAATCGGCCCTCGACCCGAAAGGTCCCGCCGCGAGCGAGTTGGCGTGGCTGATCTGGTTCTTCACCGGCCTCTGCGCGGTGGTGTGGGTGCTGGTGATGATCGCCCTCGCCGCGCCGCTGATGATGCGGTCGCGCGCGCAGGCGGAACCGCTCGCGATCGACGCCGGCGCCGACAGCCGGAAGTTGCGCGTGGTCCTGACCGCCGTGGGATTGACCGCCATGATCCTGATCGGGCTGACGCTGCTGAGCTTCTTCGCCAACAGGACGCTCGCCGCGATCGGCTCGGACGCCGCGCTGACCATTCGGGTCACGGGCCATCAATGGTGGTGGGAGGTACGCTATGAGGATGCCACGCCGAGCCGCATCCTGACCACGGCGAACGAGATCCATATCCCTGCAGGCGAGCCGGTGCGGCTTCTTCTGACCTCGACCGACGTCATCCATTCCTTCTGGATTCCGAGCCTTTCCGGCAAGCTCGACCTCATTCCCGGCCACGTCAACGTGCTCGACATCAAGGCCGACAAGCCCGGCGTCTACCGGGGCCAATGCGCCGAGTTCTGCGGCGCGCAGCACGCAAACATGGGCACCTTCATCATCGCCGAGCCGCGTGCAAAGTTCGACGCCTGGTGGAACGACCAGTTGCAGCCGGCCGCTGCTCCGACCGGGGACGAGGCCAAAGCCGGCGAAGATCTGTTTCTGCGGCGCCCCTGCGTGATGTGTCACAGGATAGGCGGCACGGCCGCGGGAGGAACCGTCGCCCCCGATCTCACTCATATAGCCAGTCGGCAGACGCTCGCCGCCGGAACATTGACGATGAGCCGCGGCAATCTCGCCGCCTGGATAGCCGACCCGCAAGGCATCAAGCCCGGGTCGCACATGCCGGTGGTCGATCTTAGCGGCGACGAGCTCAACGCCATCGTCGCCTATCTCGAGGGTCTGAAATGA
- a CDS encoding metallophosphoesterase, which produces MVFFTSDTHFNDPRILRIDRRPFGSLAEHDEALIARWNETVGPEDEIWHLGDFARLGKSSVEALLARLNGRKNLIVGNNDASETTAAGGWNSVQHYREFMHEDQLIVLCHYPFRTWNRMGKKSINLHGHSHGKLKPLTRQYDVGVDSWDFRPVPLPILRGKRGSVSRLK; this is translated from the coding sequence ATGGTCTTTTTTACGAGCGATACGCATTTCAACGATCCACGCATCCTCCGGATCGATCGCCGGCCGTTCGGGTCGCTGGCCGAGCACGACGAGGCGCTGATTGCGCGGTGGAACGAGACTGTCGGCCCCGAGGATGAAATCTGGCACCTTGGCGATTTCGCGCGCCTCGGCAAGTCGAGCGTCGAAGCACTGCTGGCCCGCCTAAACGGCCGCAAGAACCTCATCGTCGGCAACAATGATGCTTCCGAAACAACGGCTGCGGGCGGGTGGAACAGCGTCCAGCACTATAGGGAGTTCATGCACGAGGACCAGCTCATCGTGTTGTGCCACTATCCGTTCCGGACGTGGAACCGGATGGGCAAGAAGTCGATAAACCTGCACGGACATTCGCACGGCAAATTGAAGCCGCTGACACGCCAATATGATGTCGGTGTCGACAGCTGGGACTTCCGGCCCGTTCCATTGCCCATCTTGCGCGGCAAGCGCGGCTCGGTCTCGCGGCTGAAATGA
- a CDS encoding c-type cytochrome, whose translation MMRAVAVLVSATMILAACQREERDTRPQSALGSGEQPTPVTTLEPGGQRPSPTDNKAASFAANAFHMSEGKRLFSWFNCSGCHANGGGGMGPALMDQKWIYGSSMESIHATIRDGRPNGMPSFRDKIPDDQIWELAAYVHSLSGNAPSSAAPQRNDDMMVHPSENRMPDAATLGKSP comes from the coding sequence ATGATGCGCGCGGTTGCCGTGCTGGTTTCGGCAACGATGATCCTGGCCGCCTGCCAACGCGAGGAGCGTGACACGCGCCCGCAATCGGCGCTCGGATCCGGCGAACAGCCGACGCCTGTGACCACGCTGGAGCCGGGCGGCCAGCGACCCTCCCCCACCGACAACAAGGCGGCGAGCTTCGCAGCCAACGCCTTCCACATGAGCGAGGGCAAGCGTCTGTTCAGCTGGTTCAACTGTTCGGGGTGCCACGCCAATGGCGGCGGCGGCATGGGGCCGGCGCTGATGGACCAGAAGTGGATCTATGGCAGCTCGATGGAAAGCATCCATGCCACGATCCGCGACGGCCGGCCGAACGGCATGCCGAGCTTTCGCGACAAGATCCCCGACGACCAGATCTGGGAGCTTGCGGCTTATGTACACTCGCTGAGCGGCAACGCGCCGTCTTCCGCCGCGCCGCAACGCAATGACGACATGATGGTGCATCCTTCCGAAAACCGCATGCCGGACGCGGCCACGCTGGGGAAGTCGCCGTGA
- a CDS encoding heme-binding protein: protein MADLFHADKAMAQQPCPADHDKLLTTLKANVKASGGPANGGFDTNEWAAIIARDGTVCAVAFSGPAVDSQWPGSRLIAAEKANTANGLSLAQMALSTANLYAGVQPGGPLFGLQATNPVNQAAAYAGDPKTFGSASDPLVGKPIGGVVVFGGGLALYDGKGIVGGLGVSGDSSCADHNVAWRIRAALGLDKVPAGVNPNRKDAIVYDLDPGGKSASGWGHPLCAGTEADIAAELGAGVGGSIHK, encoded by the coding sequence ATGGCTGACCTGTTCCACGCCGACAAGGCCATGGCGCAGCAGCCCTGCCCGGCCGATCACGACAAGCTGCTTACAACCCTCAAGGCCAATGTGAAGGCAAGCGGCGGACCGGCCAATGGCGGCTTTGACACCAATGAATGGGCGGCGATCATTGCCCGCGACGGCACTGTCTGCGCGGTTGCGTTCAGTGGACCTGCCGTCGATTCGCAATGGCCGGGCAGCCGGCTGATCGCAGCGGAGAAAGCCAACACGGCCAACGGCCTCAGCCTGGCTCAGATGGCGCTGTCGACGGCCAATCTCTACGCGGGAGTGCAGCCGGGCGGGCCGCTGTTTGGCTTGCAGGCGACCAATCCCGTCAACCAGGCCGCGGCTTATGCGGGCGATCCCAAAACCTTCGGAAGCGCGAGCGATCCGCTGGTCGGCAAGCCGATCGGAGGCGTCGTGGTGTTTGGCGGCGGGCTTGCCCTTTACGACGGCAAGGGCATCGTGGGCGGCCTCGGCGTTTCCGGGGACTCCTCATGCGCCGATCACAATGTCGCCTGGCGCATCCGGGCCGCGCTCGGCCTCGACAAGGTTCCCGCAGGCGTCAACCCCAATCGCAAGGACGCCATTGTCTACGATCTCGACCCCGGCGGCAAAAGCGCTTCCGGCTGGGGCCATCCGCTTTGTGCCGGCACCGAGGCCGACATTGCAGCGGAACTCGGTGCCGGCGTGGGAGGCTCGATCCATAAATGA
- the ctaD gene encoding cytochrome c oxidase subunit I, with amino-acid sequence MSSADLTSQRDLPPERETSAKGDVAPEHDGPRDTGMDDASLHRWLARTWRTPPGIIGALSSVDHKVIARRYLITAFVFLCLGGLNAVAMRIQLSGPQRGLIGPDLYNQLFTMHGVTMMFLFAVPIVQATGIYLVPLMVGTRNIAFPRLNAFSYWIYVSGGVFAWVSFALNMAPDVGWFAYVPLSGPEFAPGKRADVWAQMITYTEVSSLAVAVATIVTVFKQRAPGMSLDKIPLYVWAMLVTSFVVVFAMPAVMITSTFLILDRLVGTHIFNPAEGGDALLFQHLFWFFGHPEVYIIFLPATGMVSSIIPAFARRPTFGHLGLVLSLIAVGFLSFGLWVHHMFATGLPKLGASFFTASSMMIAIPNGVQIFCWLATLWDGRPVVRTPLLFVFGFFFIFVIGGLTGVMLASVPLDLQVHDTYFVVAHFHYVLIGGSVFPLLGAAYFWFPKISGRMMSERLGRWHFWLAFIGFNATFFPMHLVGLWGMPRRVYTYPAELGWGNINLFISAGAVLFFLSFVLFTFNLAHGALKGAPAGNNPWDAGTLEWATSSPPPSYNFARIPIVTHVEPLWAEREALPVATGLRVDARELLISTVAEAHPDIREKSATPSIWPLLAALSVGGTFVYSIFTPWAIVWGAAPIAITLVGWFWPKGDPEDEE; translated from the coding sequence ATGAGCAGCGCTGACCTCACAAGCCAGCGCGACCTGCCGCCGGAGCGCGAAACATCCGCCAAGGGCGATGTCGCACCCGAGCATGACGGACCGCGCGACACCGGCATGGACGATGCCAGCCTGCATCGCTGGCTGGCGCGGACATGGCGCACGCCGCCCGGCATCATCGGCGCGCTGTCGAGCGTCGATCACAAAGTCATCGCCCGGCGCTATCTGATCACCGCCTTCGTATTTCTGTGCCTGGGCGGGCTCAATGCGGTGGCCATGCGCATCCAGCTCTCAGGTCCACAGCGCGGTCTGATCGGACCGGACCTCTATAACCAGCTGTTCACCATGCACGGCGTTACCATGATGTTTCTGTTCGCGGTGCCCATCGTGCAGGCGACTGGAATTTATCTCGTGCCGCTGATGGTCGGCACCCGCAACATCGCGTTCCCTCGCCTGAACGCCTTCAGCTATTGGATCTACGTTTCGGGTGGCGTTTTCGCCTGGGTGTCTTTCGCGCTCAACATGGCGCCCGATGTCGGCTGGTTTGCTTACGTGCCGCTGTCCGGCCCCGAATTCGCACCGGGCAAGCGGGCTGACGTCTGGGCGCAGATGATCACCTATACGGAAGTGTCGTCCCTGGCCGTCGCGGTGGCGACCATCGTTACGGTGTTCAAGCAGCGGGCGCCCGGTATGTCGCTGGACAAGATCCCGCTCTATGTCTGGGCGATGCTGGTCACTTCCTTCGTCGTCGTTTTCGCGATGCCGGCGGTGATGATCACCTCCACCTTCCTGATCCTGGACCGGCTGGTCGGCACCCATATCTTCAACCCCGCGGAAGGTGGGGACGCTCTGCTGTTCCAACATCTCTTCTGGTTCTTTGGCCACCCGGAAGTCTACATCATCTTCCTGCCGGCTACCGGCATGGTGTCTTCGATCATCCCCGCCTTCGCCAGGCGGCCGACCTTCGGCCACCTCGGGCTTGTCCTGTCGCTGATCGCGGTCGGCTTCCTCTCGTTCGGGCTTTGGGTCCATCACATGTTCGCCACCGGCTTGCCGAAGCTTGGCGCCAGCTTCTTCACCGCATCCAGCATGATGATCGCCATTCCGAACGGTGTGCAGATCTTCTGCTGGCTCGCGACTTTATGGGACGGCAGACCCGTGGTTCGGACCCCATTGCTGTTCGTCTTCGGCTTCTTCTTCATCTTCGTCATCGGCGGCCTGACCGGAGTCATGCTCGCCTCGGTGCCGTTGGATCTCCAGGTCCACGATACCTACTTCGTCGTCGCGCATTTCCACTACGTGCTGATCGGCGGCTCGGTGTTTCCGCTGCTTGGCGCGGCTTATTTCTGGTTCCCGAAGATCAGCGGCCGCATGATGAGCGAACGCCTCGGCCGCTGGCATTTCTGGCTGGCGTTTATCGGCTTTAATGCCACCTTTTTCCCGATGCATCTCGTCGGGCTGTGGGGCATGCCGCGAAGGGTCTACACCTATCCGGCCGAACTTGGTTGGGGAAACATCAACCTTTTCATCTCGGCCGGGGCGGTGCTCTTCTTCCTGAGCTTCGTCCTGTTCACTTTCAACCTTGCGCATGGCGCGCTGAAGGGCGCACCGGCCGGAAACAATCCCTGGGATGCCGGAACGTTGGAATGGGCGACGTCTTCGCCGCCGCCGAGCTATAATTTCGCGCGCATTCCGATTGTCACGCATGTCGAGCCGCTCTGGGCCGAGCGCGAAGCGCTGCCCGTGGCGACAGGGTTGCGGGTCGATGCGCGCGAGCTTCTCATCTCGACCGTTGCGGAAGCCCATCCAGACATTCGCGAGAAATCGGCGACGCCGTCGATCTGGCCGCTGCTTGCGGCGCTCTCCGTCGGCGGTACCTTTGTCTATTCGATATTCACGCCGTGGGCGATTGTCTGGGGCGCCGCGCCGATCGCCATCACTTTGGTCGGATGGTTTTGGCCCAAGGGCGATCCGGAGGACGAGGAATGA
- a CDS encoding substrate-binding domain-containing protein has protein sequence MCSGSLDVFETAVRLGRWALVLLAIGIGTLAPMLAATAADARELRVCADPNNMPFSNADGQGFENKIAQIVAGELGAKLSYTWWAQRRGFVRNTLKAGLCDLVPGTPANLQMLRTTTPYYRSSYVFVTRQDGPDIGSFNDARLRELRIGVQLIGDDGANSPPVQALGRRGIVGHLVGYPVYGDYSAPNPPARIVEAVAAGQIDLAVVWGPLAGYFAARQKVPLRVTPVVPLIDGPLLPMVYDISMGVRREDDALRGEVNAALAKHRAEINAVLAQYGVPRLDASGSTVR, from the coding sequence ATGTGTTCCGGCTCCCTTGATGTGTTCGAGACAGCCGTGAGGCTGGGACGCTGGGCCCTCGTGCTGCTTGCGATTGGCATCGGCACGCTGGCCCCGATGCTTGCGGCGACAGCGGCCGATGCACGCGAGCTCAGGGTATGCGCCGATCCCAACAACATGCCCTTCTCCAATGCGGATGGTCAGGGCTTCGAGAACAAAATCGCGCAAATCGTGGCGGGCGAGCTCGGGGCAAAGCTGTCCTACACCTGGTGGGCCCAGCGGCGCGGCTTCGTGCGCAACACCCTGAAGGCCGGATTGTGCGATCTTGTTCCCGGCACCCCGGCTAATCTCCAAATGCTGCGCACCACCACGCCATATTATAGGTCGTCCTACGTTTTCGTCACGCGCCAGGACGGTCCGGACATCGGATCCTTCAACGATGCGCGCCTGCGCGAATTGCGGATCGGCGTTCAGCTCATCGGCGACGACGGCGCCAACTCGCCGCCGGTCCAGGCGCTTGGCCGCCGCGGCATCGTCGGACATCTCGTCGGCTATCCTGTCTATGGCGATTATTCCGCGCCCAATCCTCCGGCGCGCATCGTCGAAGCGGTGGCCGCGGGTCAGATCGATCTCGCCGTCGTATGGGGACCGCTTGCCGGCTATTTCGCCGCTAGGCAGAAGGTGCCGCTCCGCGTCACGCCGGTCGTGCCTCTCATAGACGGGCCACTGTTGCCGATGGTCTACGACATCTCCATGGGGGTACGCCGCGAGGACGATGCGTTGCGCGGCGAAGTGAATGCCGCGCTCGCCAAGCACAGGGCCGAGATCAACGCCGTGCTGGCCCAGTACGGCGTTCCCCGTCTCGACGCTTCCGGGAGTACGGTACGATGA
- a CDS encoding manganese catalase family protein, with protein sequence MFMHNKRLQYTVRVSEPNPRLACMIMEQFGGADGELAAAMRYFTQGLGEDDLGRRDMLLDIATEELSHLEVVGSIVTMLNKGLKAQLAEGQMKEADLYLMIGASGTTAKESILFGGAPALCDSAGVPWTAAYVDSRGEPTVDLRSNIAAEARAKIVYERLINITDDPGIKDALGFLMTREIAHQKSFEKALYAIENNFPSGKLPGVEKFASMYVNTSQGDGDVNGPWNSGEEWDRIDDLEQVMPVDGGDGLATVKLGAKDMKVVAKMAERTLSDPASDPTTGADLGAGPGAGRTKNVDFGGAADIEEAPAAAERAAKRSRKG encoded by the coding sequence ATGTTCATGCATAACAAGCGCCTGCAATACACCGTTCGCGTCTCGGAGCCCAATCCCCGCCTGGCCTGCATGATCATGGAGCAGTTCGGGGGCGCCGATGGCGAGCTTGCCGCGGCGATGCGTTATTTCACGCAGGGGCTTGGCGAAGACGATCTTGGCCGTCGCGACATGTTGCTGGATATCGCGACCGAAGAACTCAGCCACCTCGAAGTGGTGGGATCGATCGTCACCATGCTGAACAAGGGGCTCAAGGCACAACTTGCCGAGGGCCAAATGAAAGAAGCGGACCTTTACCTGATGATCGGCGCCAGCGGTACAACGGCCAAGGAATCGATTCTGTTCGGCGGCGCTCCCGCGCTTTGCGACTCAGCCGGCGTTCCCTGGACCGCCGCCTATGTCGACTCGCGCGGCGAGCCTACGGTGGACCTGCGATCCAATATCGCCGCCGAAGCGCGCGCCAAAATCGTTTACGAACGCCTCATCAACATCACCGACGACCCGGGCATCAAGGACGCGCTCGGCTTCCTGATGACGCGCGAGATTGCTCACCAGAAGTCGTTTGAGAAAGCACTCTATGCGATCGAAAACAATTTCCCGTCAGGCAAGCTCCCGGGCGTCGAAAAGTTCGCCAGCATGTACGTCAACACCTCTCAGGGCGACGGCGACGTCAATGGCCCATGGAATTCGGGCGAAGAGTGGGATCGGATCGATGATCTCGAACAGGTGATGCCCGTCGATGGCGGAGACGGCCTAGCGACCGTCAAGTTGGGCGCCAAAGACATGAAGGTGGTGGCCAAGATGGCCGAGCGTACTCTTTCCGATCCCGCTTCCGATCCGACTACAGGCGCTGACCTGGGTGCCGGTCCGGGAGCCGGTCGTACCAAGAACGTGGATTTCGGAGGCGCGGCCGACATCGAGGAAGCTCCGGCCGCGGCAGAGCGCGCCGCCAAACGCTCACGTAAGGGTTAG